A stretch of DNA from Oryza brachyantha chromosome 9, ObraRS2, whole genome shotgun sequence:
TGCATGGCGGGCGACGTAGTtctgtgcatgcatggagaaCTGCACGACAGCGACCGATCTGTCTCGGGATTGGCCGCACGCCCATGCTGTTCTTCCTCGAAAGCATGCCTTCCCTGCATAAATTGATGACGACATACTTGTTCAGCATCAAAATTTCCGGGGATTTCACTAGTGCTTTCTGCATCACCAGTGCTTTCTGCATCTGAGTCTGCATGTTCGCCTGTAATATTTGCATGCTCAGATGTTGCATGCTCAGATGCGGTGTTAGGATCATTAATCAGCGGTTGATCACCTACTAATTCGTCCCCTGAGTCAAACGATGATGGAAGTAAATGGGATGGAAGCAGATTAATCTCCGATCGCAGCCGGGCGCCAGCATTGGCGTGAAGGGCAGCAAACGGGAAGACGGACTCATCGAAGATGACGTCGCGGGAGATGTAGACACGACCGGCAGAGATATCTAAACACTTGAACCCTTTGTGGAGAGCACTATAGCCCAAAAACACACACTGTTTGGATCGGAAAGCAAGTTTGCGTGTGTTATAGGGGCGTAGATTGGGCCAGCAGGCACACCCAAAAGTGCGAAGACGAGAGTAATCGGGGGGAAGATTATAGAGACGTTGGAGAGGTGTCTCAAAAGAGATAACACGGCTGGGAGTTCTGTTGATAAGGAAAGCAGCAGTGGTGAAGGCCTCATCCCAGAATTTAAGTGGCATGGAGGCATGAGCAAGCAAAGACAGGCCAACTTCAACGATATGGCGATGCTTGCGCTCAGCCGAGCCATTCTGTTGATGGGTGTAGGGGCAAGCTACATGGTGTTCAATGCCAATACGTTGAAAAAAGGTGTTGAGCCGTTGATACTCTCCCCCCAATCGGTTTGTACAGCCTTGATTTTACAATTTAGCAGACGTTCAGCAAGGTTTTGGAAATCACgaaatttctcaaaaacttCAGACTTGTGTTTGAGTAGATACACCCAGACATACTTGCTGTAATCGTCAATAAAGCTAACATAATAGGATTTATTGCCAACTGAAGTAGGGGCAGCTCCCCATACATCAGAAAAGATTAACTCAAGAGGAGCAGTAGACATACTAATAGATTTAGGATAGGGCAACTGATGGCTCTTTCCCTTCTGACATGCATCGCAAACAGATTCATGACTCGAATCTTTAGTTACAGGCAATTTATTGTGACTAATAACACAATCTACGATAGAAAACGACGGATGACCTAAACGACTATGCCATCGAGCTAATGACGGCTTGACAACACCATAAGCCTGCTTGTGTGAAGAAGGGAAATCACTGGTTGGGAGAGCATAGAGTCCATTCTTACACCTGCCGCGTAGCAGAGGTGTCTTCGTGACCTGATCCTTGACCAAAAAGAACCAGGGATGAAGTTCCATAAAGGTATTATTATCTCTATTAAAGCGATGAATAGAAACAAGACTCTTTTGTGCTTGGGGAACATGaagaatatttttcaatagaaGAGAACGATTTGGGGTACGAATTGTAGTATGACCAACATAATTAATGTCCATACCTGCACCGCTAGCGGTGTGAACTTGTTCGTTGCCGTTGTACTTGTCCTTGATCGTCAGCTTTTCCAGCTCCCCAGTGATGTGATCCGTCGCTCCAGTGTCGACGTACCAATTTGCGTCAACTCCATAGGAGTTGGTTGCTGTGTTGACGATCTTCTCGTCACCAGTGAAAGAGGTATCAAACCTCTTCCAGCACTTGGCCACAACATGGCCAATCTTCCCACACAGTTGGCAGGTGGGTCTTGGTTTGCCGTCATTGCGACCACCAGGGTTGCCATGCCCGCGGCGACCACCAttgccgcggccgcggcagcGTCCATCACGGCCTCCGCCAGTTCCGCCACGCCCTCCACCACGTGACACCGAATTGGCAGAAGATTGGGACGTATTCTGGAGCAGCTCGAGCCGATTTTCGAACCCTACCAGAAGAGCATAAAGCTCACTTGGTGTAATGGGTTCTGATCGCCCAGCCACAGATGACACGACCGGATTGTAGTCAAAATCCAGTCCTGCCAGCACATATGACACGAGATCTTCGTCGTCCAGAGGCTTTCCTGCAGATGCCATCTCATCAGCTAATGATTTCATCTTACCAAAGTACTGCGCCACCGTCTGGTTTCCCTTCACGGTAGACGACAAGGCCATCCGAGTGTTGATGACGCGAGCTCGAGATTGGCCAGCAAACAGTTCTTGAATAGCAGTCCACACTTCTGTTGCTGACGTGAGCGTCGCAACTTGAGTGAGAACTTCACGTGACAGAGAAGACAACAGGTAACTCAGCACCTGTTGTTCTTGTGCCTTCCATTGCGGCAACGCCGGGTTGGGGATCTTCTCCGTCGTCTTGCCGTCATCTTTGGTGACAACGATCGTGGAGCTTGGTGCAGCAGCAGTCCCATCTAGGAACCCGGCCATCTGCGCTCCACGAAGAGCTGCTAACACCTGTGCTTTCCAAAGGACATGGTTAGCTTTGGTCAGCTTCTCAGAGACGGACTGATTGTTGAGgctaggagaggagagagaggaagaggatgcCATTGATGGATCTGGGTGGAGGTTTttcggctctgataccatgtggAGAAACGTCTCACTTTGCCTCGTGGACGCCTGCGTGTTATATATAGCCGGGAACAGCCCCACGGCGTGGCGATTACATATCCAGAGACCGGCAGATTAGCCTGGCTGTTTACAGAGataagtacatgattagttgaGAGCATAATCTATCTATCTAGGCTTAACAACCTAACAGACGCATACACATATCCATCTCAACCAATATTATCTAAcaatatgtaattaatttctcTATCTATAATATCTTGAGGAAAATAAAAGAGATCTTCTTCGCTAGACATTAATTTGGCTGGTGGAAAGCTGATAATTAAGGAGATATGTATGTACGTAGTTCAGTCCCATTcaagtacgtacgtactctTAATCGGGTGTACAATCTATGATATTTCttgttaattatgatttagaaagtacacttttatatatagcttattaattagttaaaaTGTACTGTATATTATGATGTGGTTGCAGAGGCCATAGGAGCTAGTAAACGGGTTTTCATCATCTAAAGAAAATACACGATATGGTTTGAGATATTTATATCAAACCAAGCTACTCGCTCCATTCTAAAATCTGGACATATAAAAAGCATAACTATATTTTCGAATggacaaaataataataataataatttacccATATATGGTTTTAGCAGAGTATTCGAGCtaatcaattatatatttgaacactACTAATTGGTTATATGAGTATTTTTTCCATCATTTAGGAGATACTATGatgtatcactgttttctatataaatatataatttaatatcttctagtatctaagatatgaaattttacataaaaaatagcgCTACTTTCTGATATCTTCTCACTGTATATACATATCATATCGGACCCAAAAAATGCATgggggtgtatatatattggattTAGGCAATTATGGGATCGAGTGCCCATTTTGTTGCCTTCACATCACTTAACCATCCACCATTCTAATTAACCACTAACTACTACTAtgaattaagtaattaagtaGAGGGCATGATACAGTACACCCATCAACTAGAGCTATTATTACTAAGCCCTTGTATGGGCGTCACGATATATAGGGCCTatgtcaaatttgaaaaagtaaaatttcaTGATAAACTCACCTAATTAATAGCCTGCACACCCTAGTTCTTATATCTGGAGTCTGTTTGcattttttggcaaattatTTATTCTCTGTAATATGTGATATACTCATGCATCCATATACGGTGAGAGTTCACTATAACTTCGCCAATATATACCAAGACACGTTGATCGATTTAGTATTGGAATGTGCTAAAAATATAGGTATATGTGTCCGTTCATATGCGTGAGTGCACAAGCATATACGAGTGACTGCATTTATACTgttgccaaaaaaatattgtagttGGAGAAAAATGAGGAAACATTTCAATCGACGGAATAGGTTAGTACAACATATATTGTGCttgttcttttatctttttgagATATTGGAGTATATTGTGTATGTGtgtcttatatatattctccatTGACTTTAGGATACTGCCATATGTTGTTTACATCTCTGATTTGTGCTAGCTGACTGGCGCAGAACGTTCTAACaaactttgtttttgaaaTGAATAATACAGAGTGATGGGACAAAAGGCCCCAACTCTTCTAAAAAGATAATTGGCTGAAtcgaaaactaaaataaagcaTATAACTTGTGCTAGCTAGGGTACTTGTGTATAGATACCATGCCAtccaaaacaaaacagaagAATTTTGACTACCAATTAATCTATATGATTCATCGATTAAAAATTGGTGTATAATAATATACACCTGTACCTCTAGttccataatatatattattttggacAAGAATACggtctttaaaaaataactttaatcaCTATTTCTATTACAATATATGCAGAAATACTTAAAAGTATACGGTTTTATTGAAATacttttcaatatatattaatatatacatatgctaTGCAGTAcgcatatttttaaagaaaatattttaaatgttatttataGGAGCTTTTCTAATTAACACCAATCTTATCCAAATCAATAGATATTATGAAACTGGAGCAGTACATTGATTTACttaggctcccatcgtttcgttttttggtggaataagcgaaaacgcgtttttgcaaacgaaaaataatttacaggtaaaacttttatatacatatccataacgactcaaaagcgaaatgtgtaaaagaaaccatgatgaaaaaaccacaaaatcaagtttaaaattaagttccaaaatttaaattttggcttataagcagtagCAATGGAGCCCTTATTTGCTCGGTACGTCTCGATCTTGTGGCTAGCAAGGTACACACATGAACAAAAATTGTGTGTACGTTAATTTACGCTTATGCAGGAATAATTGATGGTGGCAGACTTCACTTTCAAGATGTACTTACATGAAAAAGTCGATCTCGATCGTGTGCAACTACGACATGAGatactagattttttttaagacagGGTCGTCAAAAGAGTAATGAAAAAAGATTAGCGTATAGCCTAACTGGTAAgcatctatttttattactgCACCGaattaagaataaaataattatgagtTTTTTAGTCAAATAGTTAAAACCCTTAATGTTCGCTTGAAAGTCCTTTCGTATGCAGTTTTCGTACTTTCGGACGAGTCCGGATCCTCTACAGTAATACAGAGGACCACTGTTCATATGAGAATAGTAATTCAATGACACAAACGGTACAAAAAACACTGTAGCAACAGTAATCCAAAACACtgttttctattataataataactatagtaataaatctcAGCCATTCGTTTTAATCCAACGGTTGAGAGGtgtatcaaatataaattactgTAGTACATTTGTATCAAATGCAGAGGATCCTAGCCTCTTTCGGACAGGgttccatatatataatcgAAAAACTGTGGTGTACATAGGGTTTCATATTCTAGGAAGCagtttttataatttggaATTTTTGGTCTCCCGACATGATATTCTTTCgtctgaaaattttaaatacacATTCATATAATTGCACTTAAAATCACTTCATAAAACTACTATGTCAAGTAAAATACTCAACTGATATGCTAAGAGATGCGACTAGAGTACATAAGCATAACTGATCGATAACTCCAATGGCTACCGGCCGGCCTTTTAGGAGAAAAGACAAGCTAGGCAGACAAGTTTGCGTAGCATCATactgccatgcatgcatcagcaTGGCCAATGACAGTGAGAGAGGCTTTGCTGCCAGCCATGGATTTGGAAGCTTGCTGAAACATCGTCATCCTCGGTTCCTCCCTCCAAACAGGTAGTATCTCGCTAGGCCTGCTAATGGATttggatccaatccaaattcaCTTCAATCCATCTCTTTACTAGCTAGGCTACCAAACCAACCCacctcaattatttttcattaggaTCCAATacaaaccaatccaactttaGTTTTAGTCTAACCCGCACCAAAACATTTAGTTAAAATGTATCTAACCCACTTCGGTAGTATGGATGTGCCCATTTGTATAAACtgggacctaaaattttaaaactcgtgtttacactataaaaatttatcaaatttgactgaaatttggcgggatgatttattatgtgtaagagcaactttgtgtaaattttgatcaatttctacatgtggatcccacgtatgtctattctcttatctattagcttaattaaaggatccatttacCCTCCACAGGTTAAATctatttaaaacataaaatcacctaaccaaatccaaatccagtccatatCAATCCATCTGTCCTTataacccaacccaacccaatccATTTGAAGTAACAATCTATTTTCACCCAACCAAAGACAATTCAAACTAAAATCCAACccatttaatccattttcatcCAACCTACCTATTAGCAAACCTATATCTAGCTAGCCAGCAGCAATCAATTCGATCACTAATCTAACCACTCACTGAGATCTGTTTCTACTATCaccgttttaaaataaacaaacctACAATTGGCCGTCACATATTCtagtaaaataaatctaaacaatttaCCAAAATAATCCGACGATGCGACGTATTCTACCAACACAAATTTGGATAATTTATTAAGCTTATAGTAGGATATGTCTCATTCAATTTtaggtttatttattttatgatggGGAGAGTACATATCTAGCTCATAACCAttactgaaactaagtatgaTTTGTTGATGTGATTGATCTTAGGAGGCAAGGATTTGTTGgtttatatacgtatatacTCCGTAGTACATACTTATACGTACATACTTGTATGTATCCCTGACCACACATTCTCATCAGTTTCATGATTTCATCCATGGCCACTTGGCTAGGCTCATGCTGCCAAAACAAGTACGATGTTGGGACACGGGGGCCAGCATGAGCCTCACAAACATACTTGTATGTATCTGCAATAATTTCACAAGCTACCACTGCAGTGACAACAGTTTACAGAGACCCCATCCACTAATTAGGCATATTGTATTTTGTTTGGATGAACCAAGAGAATAATACCAAcactgctagctagctagctagctcctcaTCTCTAGTCATGATCTGTTTGCAACTTTTTGTTTGCATTGACACTACAGCTCTtttagaaaatagattaaaaccTAATGTCCGTAAATGTTTGActtcgttgatttttttatacacgtttgactatttatcttattcaaaaattttatataattattaattatttttatattattttatttattgttaaatatacttttatgcatgtatgtagctttacatatttttaaaaattttgaatcagacgaatagtcaaacgtgtataaaaaatatcaacagcatcaaacatttagcgACGGATAGAGTATAACAATAGCAGTAATAGACAGACTAATTGATTAATTTGCCTTTAATTATTCCATGGACATTGGACAATTATTTGAAGAAgacgatgatgatggtgatcTTGCGCATTGCATATTACATTACATTAGCATGAGGATTAGCCATGGGATGGCCATGGCCGACTAGTTAAGTTTCGCCATTACCATGACCTGATGCTAGCTCTGCCTACCTCTGTGgtgtgacgacgacgacgacgtggatGCGGCCACGCTCGATCTTCTtctcgggcggcggcggaggagcgagcgagctagctGTCCCGCAGCCTCTGGAGAAGCGCCGTGCGGAGGGTGTCGTCGTCCTGGAGGGCGGCGGGCACGTCGACGAGGACTTCTTGGACGGTGGTCACGCCGTGCAAGCGCATGACACAGGCGTGCTGCACGGGCAGCTCGAGGGAGCGGAGAGCGCCCATCAGCCTGGCCGGCGCGTGGCGGGCGCCGGTGGTGGTGACCCgcacggtggcggcgtcgcggcCCATCATGCGCACCTCGACGGCCTCGTCGAGCCCCgcgagggcggaggcggcggcgtggtaggaggaggagttgccgcctccgccgccgccggagctcggCTCCCAcctcgcggcggccgcctgCCTCGCGTCGGCCTCGAGGCGGGCCACGCGGGCGCGCAGCTCGCCGAtgtaggcggcggcgtcggcgaggagggaggccTTGTCCATGCGGGACACggtggggacggcggcgcggaggtcgcAGAACCGGCGGTTCAGCTTCTCCCTGCGCTGCCGCTCCGCCTCGACGTGGCTCACCGTCGGCCCGTCGGGGCGCGGCCCGGGCTTCCTCCCGCGCCGCTTCGCCGGCCGCTGCGCCGGCGCCTCGACGAAGCTCCTCGGCAGCTCGGACAGCTCCGAGCCCGGCGAGAGCGAGCCCCCGACGACGCCCcacagcccgccgccgcccacgtcCTCCTCGTTCTTGGCCACCACGACGTCCCCCATCAGCCACTCATCCGGCACCTCGCAAGAAGTGAACTCGAGCACCGcgtgtgccgccgccgccgccgcgccggaggAGAACATCGAAGACGGCGACCGCGGCGAGAACGATGAGCACGGGGAGAGCAGCTCGTCCATGGCCGAGAAGCTTTCAGCTAGCTCGCAGTGGCGGCCGGCCGAGCCAATCCGGTGGCCGTGCCTCCGCTTTTATACTGCCATGGCAATTTTTGCAGTTAGCACCCTCGATTAACCCCTTAATCATCGCCGTCAGGAACTCTCGAgcctgataggtgggccccact
This window harbors:
- the LOC102703335 gene encoding transcription factor MYC2-like, whose protein sequence is MDELLSPCSSFSPRSPSSMFSSGAAAAAAHAVLEFTSCEVPDEWLMGDVVVAKNEEDVGGGGLWGVVGGSLSPGSELSELPRSFVEAPAQRPAKRRGRKPGPRPDGPTVSHVEAERQRREKLNRRFCDLRAAVPTVSRMDKASLLADAAAYIGELRARVARLEADARQAAAARWEPSSGGGGGGNSSSYHAAASALAGLDEAVEVRMMGRDAATVRVTTTGARHAPARLMGALRSLELPVQHACVMRLHGVTTVQEVLVDVPAALQDDDTLRTALLQRLRDS